The genomic stretch GTTTATACTTATAATATAAAGCCCTACTAATATAGCTAAAACTATAACTAAAGATAATATTCCAAAAAAAGCTTTATGCACAAAACGCATTTTTAAGAAAGATATTATATATTTTCTGTCTACTACTATTGTAATAATAGTTATAACAGCTGATACTGCAAGTACAATCCAAAAAACTGTGGTAGGTCTTTGAGTTACAGCATAAAAGAAAATCCAAGCAAAAAATAATAATACCCATGAAGCTATAGTTAAAATTCTTAAATTAAACTTTTTATTTGACATCTAATAATAATCCATTTTCTATAATTTTTAATAATTTGAATAAGTATTATATATAACTAATTATAAATTTCAATAGTTATGTTTAGTTATACTTGTTCTAAGAGATTATCGGCTATTCTATAATTTTTTATATAAAAATATTTTTTATATAAAATGTATAAAATAATACATAGCTTTAAAATCTAGTATAAATCTTTTTATATTGAAATAATTTAAAAATCACTCTATTATTAATTACTGTATAAATACTAATAAAATAATATAATTTTTTAATAGAGTTGTAAAATGAAAAAAAGAATTCTTTTGTTAGGAGCTACTGGCTCTATAGGTACTAATACTTGTAATGTTGTTAGAAACTTCAGCAGTGATTTTGAAATAGTGGGAATGTCAGCAAATAGTAAAATAGATATCCTTAGAACTTTATGTACTGAGTTTAATCCCAAGACTGTAAATATATCTGATAAGAGTGCGGCAAATATTTTTAAAGATTATGACTGTGCAGAAAGTATAAATATTTTTGACGGAAGCATTGCTGATTTTGTAAAACATACTGATTTTGATATATTAGTAAATGCCTTAACTGGATATGCCGGATTTCTTCCTACAGTAGAGGCTATAAAGAAAGGAAAAACTGTCGCTTTGGCAAATAAAGAGACTTTGGTAGTAGGCGGAGATATTATAAATGAACTATTAAAACAGAATAATGCTAAATTAATACCTATAGACAGTGAGCATTCTGCTATATTTCAAATATTAAATCATTTTGGCAAAGATGCATTATCAAAAGTAATAATAACAGCTTCAGGAGGTCCTTTTTTTAGAACACCTAAAGAAGAGTTAAAAAATGTTACTGTAGAGATGGCATTAAAGCATCCAACTTGGTCAATGGGAAGTAAAATTACTATAGACAGTGCCACTATGATGAATAAGGGCTTTGAAGTGATAGAGGCACATCATTTATTTAATTTGGATTATGATAAGATAGAAACTATTATTCACCCGCAGAGTTTAATACATTCTATGGCAGAGTTTGTTGATGGGGAAATATATGCTCAAATAGGTAAAAATGACATGTGTCTTCCTATACAGCATGCACTTACTTATCCAGAAATAAGAAATACACCATTTGAAAAGTTAAAATTATATGAACATACTGAGCTTAATTTTTATAAAATGGATTTTGATAAATTTGTTATGCTTAAACTAGCCTATGAATGCGGTAAGAAAGGCGGACTTTATCCATGCGTACTTAATGCTGCAAATGAGATATGTGTTTATTCATTTTTAGAAAAAAGAATTGGTTTTACTGATATATTTGATATTGTTTCAAAGGTATGCAGTAGAAAAATAAATATACCATTAACTATAGATAATATTATCAATATGGACAGTGAAATAAGAAAAGAGACTAGATGGATAATAGATTCCATGACTAAATAAGTAAATAACTAAAACTATTATTTATAGTTGATAATTTTAATTTTATAATATATCATTATTAAAAAATATTTTAAGGAAATATTATGCGTTTATCGAAACTATTTATGCCTACATTAAAAGAAGCACCAAGCGATGCAATAATAGCCTCAAACAAATTAATGATTAGAGCGGCACTTGCTAGAAAAATATCAAACGGACTTTATTCTTACCTGCCATTAGGGGTGAGAGTATTAAGTAAAATATCTAATATCATACGTGAGGAAATGGACGCTATAGGTTCTAATGAATGCATAATGCCCATACTGGTTTCTAAAGAATTATTAACACCTTCCGGAAGATGGGAAAGATTTAAGAAAGAATTATTCAGATTAAAAGACAGAAACGATGTTGATATGGCTATGGGACCTACTCATGAAGAGGCTTTCACTATAACAGCACAGAATGAAATACAGTCATACAAAGATTTGCCTTTAACTTTATATCAAATACATACAAAATTCAGAGATGAGATAAGACCAAGATTTGGAGTTATACGCTCTAAAGAATTTACAATGAAAGATGCTTATTCATTTCATATAACCAAAGAATGTCTCGATAAGACTTACAATGATATGAGCAGAGCCTACACTAAAATTTTTAAAAGAATGGGGCTTGATACTGTAAGTGTAAAAGCAGACAGCGGTGCTATGGGCGGAGAAGGAAGCGAAGAGTTTATGGTACTAAGCGAAGTAGGGGAAGAGACTATAATTTTCTGTTCTAAATGCGATTACAGAGCAAATGTAGAAAAAGCCAATGTAAAAAAAGATGAAGAAGTAAAATCTTACACTGATAAACCATTAGAAGAAGTAAATACTCCAGATATAAAAACTATAAATGACTTGGAAAAGTTTTTTAATACATCTTCAAAAAATTTCATTAAAAGTATAATTTATAAAACAGAAGAAGGAGAAGTTATATTAGCAGCTATTAGAGGTGATTTAGAAATTAATGAAACCAAACTTTCTAATGCATTAGGAGGACTTGATATAGAACTTGCCGATGAGGATACTGTAAAAGAAGTTACAGGAGCTAGAGTTGGTTTTGCTTCTCCTATAGGATTAAAAAAGAAAATAAGAATATTTGCTGATAACTCTATAAAATCTGTAGCTGATGCAATAGTCGGAGGCAATAAAGATGATACTCATATAAAAAATGTTAATGTACAAAGAGACTTTAATATTGATGTATGGGGTGATTTCAGAACTGCAAAAGAAGGCGATAAATGTCCAG from Brachyspira murdochii DSM 12563 encodes the following:
- the dxr gene encoding 1-deoxy-D-xylulose-5-phosphate reductoisomerase → MKKRILLLGATGSIGTNTCNVVRNFSSDFEIVGMSANSKIDILRTLCTEFNPKTVNISDKSAANIFKDYDCAESINIFDGSIADFVKHTDFDILVNALTGYAGFLPTVEAIKKGKTVALANKETLVVGGDIINELLKQNNAKLIPIDSEHSAIFQILNHFGKDALSKVIITASGGPFFRTPKEELKNVTVEMALKHPTWSMGSKITIDSATMMNKGFEVIEAHHLFNLDYDKIETIIHPQSLIHSMAEFVDGEIYAQIGKNDMCLPIQHALTYPEIRNTPFEKLKLYEHTELNFYKMDFDKFVMLKLAYECGKKGGLYPCVLNAANEICVYSFLEKRIGFTDIFDIVSKVCSRKINIPLTIDNIINMDSEIRKETRWIIDSMTK
- a CDS encoding proline--tRNA ligase; the protein is MRLSKLFMPTLKEAPSDAIIASNKLMIRAALARKISNGLYSYLPLGVRVLSKISNIIREEMDAIGSNECIMPILVSKELLTPSGRWERFKKELFRLKDRNDVDMAMGPTHEEAFTITAQNEIQSYKDLPLTLYQIHTKFRDEIRPRFGVIRSKEFTMKDAYSFHITKECLDKTYNDMSRAYTKIFKRMGLDTVSVKADSGAMGGEGSEEFMVLSEVGEETIIFCSKCDYRANVEKANVKKDEEVKSYTDKPLEEVNTPDIKTINDLEKFFNTSSKNFIKSIIYKTEEGEVILAAIRGDLEINETKLSNALGGLDIELADEDTVKEVTGARVGFASPIGLKKKIRIFADNSIKSVADAIVGGNKDDTHIKNVNVQRDFNIDVWGDFRTAKEGDKCPECGETLYQKKGLELGHIFKLGDKYTQAFNFKVLDENNKEITPIMGCYGIGVNRALASVIEQNYDDKGIIFPISVAPYEAIVVAIDKEGEESFKKAEEIYNALNALKVETMFDDRKERLGVKLNDCDLIGIPMRIMVGKKSLQRGVVEFKLRSSSESIEVKADEIVEYVKAKKEELFNEINSKL